The following proteins are encoded in a genomic region of Burkholderia cepacia:
- a CDS encoding microcin C ABC transporter permease YejB: protein MLAYILRRLLLMVPTLIGVVTITFAVTQFVPGGPVEQVLAQLRHGNAHGGEMGGGGGGGGYHGSQGVDPQQIEQIRKQFGFDRPPLERYVLMLKAYARFDLGQSYFAHRSVWAVIRSKLPVSVTLGMWTVILTYLVSVPLGIAKAVRNGSRFDTVTSVLVLAGYAVPGFVLGVLLLMLFGGGTFWQVFPMRGLTSDNFDDLTLIGKALDYLWHIVMPVTASVVGNFAIVTILTKNTFLEEIGRQYVLTARAKGAPERDVLWKHVLRNAAIPLLTGLPAAFVGAFLNGNLLIETLFSLDGMGQLSYDSVIRRDYPVVLGSLFLFTLIGLLTKLIADICYVLVDPRIQFDRLDH from the coding sequence ATGCTGGCATACATACTCAGGCGGTTGCTGCTGATGGTCCCGACGCTGATCGGGGTGGTGACGATCACGTTCGCGGTCACGCAGTTCGTGCCGGGCGGCCCGGTCGAACAGGTGCTCGCGCAGTTGCGCCACGGCAACGCGCATGGCGGCGAAATGGGCGGTGGGGGCGGCGGGGGCGGCTACCACGGCAGCCAGGGCGTCGACCCGCAGCAGATCGAGCAGATCCGCAAGCAGTTCGGCTTCGACAGGCCGCCGCTCGAACGCTACGTGCTGATGCTGAAGGCCTACGCGCGCTTCGACCTCGGCCAGTCCTACTTCGCGCACCGCAGCGTGTGGGCGGTCATTCGCTCGAAGCTGCCGGTGTCGGTCACGCTCGGGATGTGGACGGTGATCCTCACGTACCTGGTGTCGGTGCCGCTCGGCATCGCGAAGGCGGTGCGCAACGGGTCGCGGTTCGATACCGTGACGAGCGTGCTCGTGCTGGCCGGCTACGCGGTGCCGGGCTTCGTGCTCGGCGTGCTGCTGCTGATGCTGTTCGGCGGCGGCACGTTCTGGCAGGTGTTCCCGATGCGCGGGCTTACGTCCGACAACTTCGACGACCTGACGCTGATCGGCAAGGCGCTCGACTATCTGTGGCACATCGTGATGCCGGTGACGGCGTCGGTCGTCGGCAACTTCGCGATCGTCACGATCCTCACCAAGAACACGTTCCTCGAGGAGATCGGCCGGCAATACGTGCTGACCGCCCGCGCGAAGGGCGCACCGGAGCGCGACGTGCTGTGGAAGCACGTGCTGCGCAACGCCGCGATCCCGCTGCTGACCGGGTTGCCGGCCGCGTTCGTCGGCGCATTCCTGAACGGCAACCTGCTGATCGAGACGCTGTTCTCGCTCGACGGCATGGGGCAACTGTCGTACGACTCGGTGATCCGCCGCGACTATCCGGTCGTGCTCGGCTCGCTGTTCCTGTTCACGCTGATCGGCCTGCTGACCAAACTCATCGCGGATATCTGCTATGTCCTCGTCGACCCCCGTATCCAGTTCGACCGCCTGGACCACTGA
- a CDS encoding extracellular solute-binding protein: protein MTVLMLHARSLAARVARAISAAVLAYGVATAGAAAAPAIAQFGQPKYPAGFTHFDYANPDAPDSGTLDFENYDEAQSYDSLNPFLVRGSPAPDIKNLMFDTLMQRSWDELASEYALIADDVEVAPDGLSATFHLDPAARFSNGDPITAADVRYSFDTLTSPQASPLFNAQFAIIRRAVVVDGRTVRFEFKHAERDAALIAGDLPVFSPKWGQRADGTRPPFDQIANVPPIASGPYLIEQRKNDKQIVYVRNPRYWAANLPSRRGMFRFARVSFKLYLDQYTALEAFKAGDIDARMEYSATQWARKYVGKNFRNGMLERGQFPDGPAQMQGFLMNMRKPMFQDVRVRHALALAFDFDWMSRMMFYGQYRRTNSFWEASPFGARGMPSEKELALLAPYRAELPPEVFGPMVRQPSTLPPGSLRANLKQARDLLAQAGWFYRDGALRDANGTPMTIEIIDDQPGMDRLILPYTQALAMLGIHAYLREIDSALYQRRMDNFEYDMTTYIYLPVTIPGAELTRRFGSAAASEVGSENYPGVKSKAVDALIRAALAADTLDDLETATHALDRVLINLYLLVPQYYLPNARIAYKTTIGHPAIIPGSYSYEDWIIDYWYRKRPAGAAPVAGT, encoded by the coding sequence ATGACAGTGTTGATGTTGCATGCGCGCTCGCTCGCGGCGCGCGTTGCCCGTGCGATTAGCGCGGCCGTGCTCGCGTACGGTGTCGCGACGGCGGGCGCGGCGGCGGCGCCGGCGATCGCGCAGTTCGGCCAGCCGAAATATCCGGCCGGGTTCACGCATTTCGACTACGCGAATCCGGATGCGCCGGACAGCGGCACGCTCGATTTCGAAAACTACGACGAAGCGCAAAGCTACGACTCGCTGAACCCGTTCCTCGTGCGCGGCTCGCCTGCGCCGGACATCAAGAACCTGATGTTCGACACGCTGATGCAGCGCAGCTGGGACGAGCTCGCATCCGAATACGCGCTGATCGCCGATGACGTCGAGGTCGCGCCCGACGGGCTGTCGGCCACGTTCCACCTCGATCCGGCCGCACGCTTCTCGAACGGCGACCCGATCACCGCGGCCGACGTCAGGTATTCGTTCGATACGCTGACGAGCCCGCAGGCGTCGCCGCTCTTCAACGCGCAGTTCGCGATCATCCGGCGCGCGGTGGTCGTCGACGGCCGCACGGTGCGCTTCGAGTTCAAGCACGCGGAGCGCGACGCCGCGCTGATCGCGGGCGACCTGCCGGTGTTCTCGCCGAAGTGGGGGCAGCGTGCGGACGGCACGCGGCCGCCGTTCGATCAGATCGCGAACGTGCCGCCGATCGCGAGCGGCCCGTACCTGATCGAGCAGCGCAAGAACGACAAGCAGATCGTCTATGTGCGCAACCCGCGTTACTGGGCGGCGAACCTGCCGTCGCGGCGCGGGATGTTCCGCTTCGCGCGCGTGTCGTTCAAGCTGTACCTGGATCAGTACACGGCACTCGAGGCATTCAAGGCCGGCGACATCGACGCGCGCATGGAATACAGCGCGACGCAGTGGGCGCGCAAGTACGTCGGCAAGAACTTCCGCAACGGCATGCTCGAGCGCGGCCAGTTTCCTGACGGCCCCGCGCAGATGCAGGGCTTCCTGATGAACATGCGCAAGCCGATGTTCCAGGACGTGCGGGTGCGCCATGCGCTTGCGCTGGCATTCGACTTCGACTGGATGAGCCGGATGATGTTCTACGGGCAGTATCGCCGTACCAACAGCTTCTGGGAGGCGAGCCCGTTCGGCGCGCGAGGCATGCCGAGCGAGAAGGAGCTCGCGCTGCTCGCGCCGTATCGCGCCGAGCTGCCGCCCGAGGTGTTCGGCCCGATGGTCCGGCAGCCGTCGACGCTGCCGCCCGGCTCGTTGCGCGCGAACCTGAAGCAGGCGCGCGACCTGCTCGCGCAGGCCGGCTGGTTTTATCGCGACGGCGCGCTGCGCGACGCGAACGGCACGCCGATGACGATCGAGATCATCGACGACCAGCCCGGCATGGACCGCCTGATCCTGCCGTACACGCAGGCGCTCGCGATGCTCGGCATCCACGCGTACCTGCGCGAGATCGACAGCGCGCTGTACCAGCGGCGCATGGACAACTTCGAGTACGACATGACGACGTACATCTACCTGCCCGTGACGATCCCGGGCGCGGAGCTGACGCGCCGCTTCGGCAGTGCGGCCGCGTCCGAGGTCGGTTCGGAGAACTATCCGGGCGTGAAGTCGAAGGCCGTCGACGCGCTGATCCGCGCGGCGCTCGCCGCCGACACGCTCGACGATCTCGAGACGGCCACGCACGCGCTCGACCGCGTGCTGATCAACCTTTACCTCCTCGTGCCGCAGTATTACCTGCCGAATGCGCGGATCGCGTACAAGACCACCATCGGGCATCCGGCCATCATTCCGGGCTCCTACTCGTACGAGGACTGGATCATCGACTACTGGTACCGGAAGCGGCCCGCGGGCGCCGCGCCGGTTGCCGGCACCTGA
- a CDS encoding ABC transporter ATP-binding protein produces the protein MTRPLLQIDGFSAHFGDRTVVRELSLSIGRGERVALVGESGSGKSVTALSILRLAQQATLSGRMLFDGEDLLVKTEQQMRGIRGADIAMVFQEPMTALNPLYTIGKQIAESLRLHEGLRPGDARERGIALLRRTGIPEPERRIDSFPHQLSGGQRQRAMIAMALACRPRLLLADEPTTALDVTVRQQIVDLLIELQERETAARGMAVLLITHDLNLVRRFAQRVAVMERGVLVETNETGALFDAPQHPYTRRLLDSAPQRAVESVAAGAQTILDVRQLAVDYRTAARGWRAVFGQSAFRAVHDVRLRLRRGETLGIVGESGSGKSTLASAVLGLQRPASGGIEIDGMPLASLRTTQGRRTLYGRMQVVFQDPFGSLSPRMTVEQIVGEGLALHRPELARAARRARIASLLQEVGLPADAMLRYPHEFSGGQRQRIAIARALAVEPELLVLDEPTSALDVSIQKQVLNLLTNLQARYRLSYLFITHDLAVMRAMAHRVIVMKAGRVVEAGETLDVLHAPSHPYTRALLASSMLAPMREPYERAHD, from the coding sequence ATGACGAGACCGTTGCTGCAGATCGACGGGTTTTCCGCGCATTTCGGCGACCGGACCGTCGTGCGCGAGCTGAGCCTGTCGATCGGTCGCGGCGAGCGCGTGGCGCTCGTCGGCGAATCGGGGTCGGGCAAGAGCGTGACCGCGCTGTCGATCCTGCGGCTCGCGCAGCAGGCGACGCTGTCGGGGCGGATGCTGTTCGACGGCGAGGATCTGCTCGTGAAGACCGAGCAGCAGATGCGCGGAATCCGCGGCGCCGATATCGCGATGGTGTTCCAGGAACCGATGACGGCGCTCAATCCGCTGTATACGATCGGCAAGCAGATCGCCGAGAGCCTGCGGCTGCACGAGGGGCTGCGCCCGGGCGACGCGCGCGAGCGCGGGATCGCGCTGCTGCGGCGTACCGGGATCCCCGAGCCGGAGCGGCGCATCGACAGTTTCCCGCACCAGCTGTCGGGCGGGCAGCGGCAACGCGCGATGATCGCGATGGCGCTCGCGTGCCGGCCACGGCTGCTGCTGGCCGACGAGCCGACCACCGCGCTCGACGTGACGGTGCGCCAGCAGATCGTCGACCTGCTGATCGAGTTGCAGGAGCGGGAGACCGCCGCGCGCGGGATGGCCGTGCTGCTGATCACGCACGACCTGAACCTCGTGCGGCGCTTCGCGCAGCGCGTGGCCGTGATGGAGCGCGGCGTGCTCGTCGAGACGAACGAGACCGGCGCGCTGTTCGACGCGCCGCAGCATCCGTACACGCGCCGGCTGCTCGACAGTGCACCGCAACGGGCGGTCGAGTCGGTCGCCGCTGGCGCGCAGACGATCCTCGACGTGCGGCAGCTCGCCGTCGACTACCGGACCGCCGCCAGGGGCTGGCGCGCGGTGTTCGGCCAGAGCGCGTTTCGCGCGGTGCACGACGTGCGGCTGCGCTTGCGTCGCGGCGAGACACTCGGGATCGTCGGCGAGTCGGGTTCGGGGAAATCGACGCTCGCGTCGGCGGTGCTCGGCCTGCAGCGGCCGGCGTCGGGCGGGATCGAGATCGACGGCATGCCGCTCGCGTCGCTGCGCACGACGCAGGGCCGGCGCACGCTGTACGGGCGCATGCAGGTGGTGTTCCAGGATCCGTTCGGCTCGCTGTCGCCGCGCATGACGGTCGAGCAGATCGTCGGCGAAGGGCTCGCGCTGCATCGGCCCGAGCTGGCGCGCGCCGCACGCCGCGCACGGATCGCGTCGTTGCTGCAGGAGGTCGGGCTGCCTGCCGACGCGATGCTGCGCTATCCGCACGAGTTTTCCGGCGGGCAACGGCAGCGGATCGCAATCGCGCGGGCGCTGGCGGTGGAGCCGGAACTGCTGGTGCTCGACGAGCCGACGAGCGCGCTCGACGTGTCGATCCAGAAGCAGGTGCTGAATCTGCTGACGAATCTGCAGGCGCGCTACCGGCTCAGCTACCTGTTCATCACGCACGATCTGGCGGTGATGCGCGCGATGGCCCACCGGGTCATCGTGATGAAGGCGGGGCGCGTGGTCGAGGCGGGCGAGACGCTCGACGTGCTGCATGCGCCATCCCATCCGTATACGCGGGCGCTGCTCGCGTCGTCCATGCTGGCGCCGATGCGGGAACCCTACGAGAGGGCACATGATTGA
- a CDS encoding ABC transporter permease has product MSSSTPVSSSTAWTTDQARAGQSASPWRRTWLRFRAQPLGYWSLVIFTVLFALSLGADLLSNDRPLIVRYDGHYYFPIVKDYPETQFGGDFPAKTNYLDPYIREKLDARGNLSIYPPNRYRYDTIDYFASRPYPAPPSASNWLGTDQFGRDVLARLLYGFRLSVLMAFALTVSGVLVGVLSGALQGFYGGRTDLVGQRLIEIWSALPDLYLLIIFASIFTPSLWLLFVLLSMFGWLVLSDYVRAEFLRNRALDYVKAARTMGLTNAQIIWRHVLPNSLTPVITFLPFRMSAAILSLTSLDFLGLGVPPPTPSLGELLQEGKNNLDAWWISIAAFAALVVTLLLLTFMGDALRNALDTRTRGSAFGGGR; this is encoded by the coding sequence ATGTCCTCGTCGACCCCCGTATCCAGTTCGACCGCCTGGACCACTGACCAGGCGCGCGCCGGCCAATCCGCGTCGCCGTGGCGGCGCACGTGGTTGCGCTTTCGCGCGCAGCCGCTCGGCTACTGGAGCCTCGTGATCTTCACGGTGCTGTTCGCGCTCAGCCTGGGCGCGGACCTGCTGTCGAACGACCGGCCGCTGATCGTGCGCTACGACGGGCACTATTACTTCCCGATCGTGAAGGACTATCCTGAAACGCAATTCGGCGGCGATTTCCCGGCGAAGACGAACTATCTCGATCCTTATATTCGCGAGAAGCTCGACGCGCGCGGCAACCTGTCGATCTATCCGCCGAACCGCTATCGCTACGACACGATCGACTATTTCGCGTCGCGGCCGTATCCGGCGCCGCCGTCGGCCAGCAACTGGCTCGGCACCGACCAGTTCGGGCGCGACGTGCTCGCGCGGCTGCTCTACGGGTTCCGGCTGTCGGTGCTGATGGCGTTCGCGCTGACGGTATCGGGCGTGCTGGTCGGCGTGCTGAGCGGCGCGCTGCAAGGCTTCTACGGCGGTCGTACCGACCTGGTCGGCCAGCGCCTGATCGAGATCTGGAGCGCGCTGCCCGACCTGTACCTGCTGATCATCTTCGCGTCGATCTTCACGCCGTCGCTGTGGCTGCTGTTCGTGCTGCTGTCGATGTTCGGCTGGCTCGTGCTGTCCGACTACGTCCGCGCCGAATTCCTGCGCAACCGCGCGCTCGACTACGTGAAAGCGGCGCGCACGATGGGGCTGACGAACGCACAGATCATCTGGCGCCACGTGCTGCCGAACAGCCTCACGCCGGTGATCACGTTCCTGCCGTTCCGGATGAGCGCGGCGATCCTGTCGCTGACGAGCCTCGATTTCCTGGGCCTCGGCGTGCCGCCGCCGACGCCGAGCCTCGGCGAGCTGCTGCAGGAGGGCAAGAACAACCTGGACGCGTGGTGGATCTCGATTGCGGCGTTCGCGGCGCTGGTGGTGACGCTGCTGCTGCTCACCTTCATGGGCGATGCGCTGCGCAACGCGCTCGACACGCGCACGCGCGGCTCGGCGTTCGGCGGAGGGCGATGA